The Comamonas endophytica sequence GCTGGCTTCGTTTTTCTCGGCAAGCTGCCACCTTGCTATAGGGCAGGCCGTTCATGCTTCGACAGGCTCAGCACGAACGGGTTGAAGGCCGGCCGCGCTTAATTTAGCGCAGAGCAGACTGGGGGCGTAACCGTTCGCCCCGAGCCTGTCGAAGGGTGGACGGCCTGCCCTCGAAAAGAGCCATGAACCTCAACGCAACACCGGAAGCGCCGAGCGCAGCGTCTGCACCGCCCCGCCCCCGATCGCCGCGCCAAAGCGCTTGGCCAGCCGTTCCGCCACATTGTCGCGGCGCGTGTAGTCGATGACCTCCTCGACCTTGACGACCTCGCGCGCCACATAGTCGAGGTTGCCGAGCTTGTCGGCCAGGCCCATCTCGACGGCCTGCTGGCCGGTCCAGAACAGGCCGCTGAAGGTGTCGGCATCGATCTTCAGGCGCTCGCCGCGGCCGTTCTTCACGACGTTGATGAACTGCTGGTGGATCTGGTCCAGCATGTTCTGCGCATGCTGGCGCTGGGCTTCGGACTGCGGGCTGAAGGGATCCAGAAAGCCCTTGTTCTCGCCAGCGGTCATGAGGCGGCGCTCGACGCCGAGCTTTTCCATCGTGCCGGTGAAGCCGAAACCATCCATCAGCACGCCGATGCTGCCGACGATGCTGGCCTTGTCGACATAGATCGCGTCGGCCGCGGCGGCAATGTAGTAGGCCGCGGAGGCGCAGGTTTCCTCGACCACCGCATAGACCGGCTTGTCGTGCTTGGCCTTGAGGCGCAGGATCTCGTCATTGATGATGCCGGCCTGCACCGGGCTGCCGCCCGGGGAGTTGATCAGCAGCACCACGGCGCGCGAGCCCGAATCCTCGAAGGCGCTGCGCATGGCGGCGACGACGAACTCGGCGCTGGCTTCGGCGCCGGCGGCGATTTCGCCCTTGACGTCCACGACGGCGGTGTGCGGGCCGCTCACGGTGGTGGTCGCCACGTCGCGGCCGAACATCATCCAGCCCAGAAGCAGCAGCACCAGCAGCCAGGACATGCGGCCGAACAGGCGCCAGCGGCGCGCGGCGCGCTGCTCGCGGATGGTGGCCATGACCAGGTTCTCCAGCACCTCGCGCTCCCAGCCCGGGACCTGCGCCCGCGCGGCTGCGGCCGCGGGCGCGGGCGCGGCGCTGTCCGGCCGCTCCTCGGCCCACAGGTCGGGCGCCGCGGGAGGCAAGGGTTCGGAGCCGGGGGTTCCAGGAGGCAGAGGGGTGGTCATGTCATCACTCGACAGGTATCAGGTCATCGGAAGTATGCCAGCGCGCCGCAACCCCGGGCTTTGCGCAATGCCATTGCACCCGGAGCCGGGACCCTTTGGCGCTCAACCGTTGGCCTGCAGCCACTGGTGCAGGTCGGCCACGGTGTCCGCCACATGCAGCGGCAGCAGCTCGGCGAAGTTCAGCGACGGATGCGCGCCATAGGCCACGCCCACGCTGGCGCAGCCGGCATTGCGCGCCATCAGCAGGTCGTGCGTCGTGTCGCCGATCATCAGCACGCGCCCCGGCTCGACGCCGAATTCGGCCATCAGCTCCTGCAGCATCAGCGGATGCGGCTTGCCCGCGGTCTCATCGGCAGTGCGCGAGCCGTCGATCAGGCCCCTGAGCGGCACCCGCGCCAGCACCTCGTCCAGGCCGCGCCGGCTCTTGCCGGTGGCCACCGTGAGCAGATGGCCGCGCTCGCGCAGCGCCTCGAGCATCGGCACCACGCCCTCGAACAGGCTCAGGTCGTTCTGGTGCTGCAGGTAGTGGTAGCGGTAGCGGTTGCCCAGCTCGGGGTATTTCTCGGGCGGCACGTCGGGCGCGGCATGCGCCAGCGCCGGCATCAGCGCCATGCCGATCACATAGGAGGCGGCTTCGTGGGTCGGCACCTGGCCGCCCACGTCGCGCACCGCTTCCTGGATGCTCTTGGTAATGGCGGCCGTCGAGTCGTACAGCGTGCCGTCCCAGTCGAAGGCAATCAGGTCGAAGCGGCGGGAAGAAAGAGACATGCTAATTTCGTCGAAAGCAACAGGAAAAGGCCCGTTCAGGCCACGAAACCGGCAAGCTCCGCAGGCAGCTCCGCGCGCAGCTCCACGCGTTCGCCCGATGCCGGATGGTTGAACTGTAACCGCCAGGCATGCAGGAACATGCGCTTGAGGCCGTGCTTTTGCACGCGGCGGTTCAAATCGAAGTCGCCGTACTTGTCGTCGCCGACGATGCCATGGCCCTGCGAGGACAGGTGCACGCGGATCTGGTGCGTGCGCCCGGTCTTGATAGTGACCTCCAGCAGGCTCATCGCCGGCAGGCCCTGCAGCGGCCGCGCGGCGATCTGCGTGCGCACCCTGACCAGCGTCACCGAGCGCATGCCGTCGGGGTCGTCGGCCGTGGTCACGCGCACGCGGCGCTCGCCGTCGGGCAGCAGGTATTTGTGCAGCGGCGTGTCGATGACCTTCCTGTTGGCCGGCCAGCTGCCCTGCACCAGCGCCAGGTAGGTCTTGCCGGTCTCGCGCTCGCGGAACTGGTCCTGCAGCGCGGTCAGCGCCGAGCGCTTCTTCGCGACCAGCAGGATCCCCGAGGTTTCCCTGTCGAGCCGGTGCACGAGTTCGAGAAAGCGGGCTTCGGGACGCGCCTGGCGCAGCTGCTCGATCACGCCGAAGCTCACGCCGCTGCCGCCATGCACGGCCACGCCCGCGGGCTTGTCGATGGCCAGCAGGTGCTCGTCCTCGAGCAGCTGGGGGAATTCTCGCGCCGGCGCCGGGTGCGCTGCCTTTTCGGCGGCCTTGTCGGAGACCCGCACCGGCGGCAGGCGCACGCTGTCGCCCTCGGTCACGCGCGTGTCGGCGCTGGCGCGGCCCTTGTTGATGCGCACTTCGCCGCTGCGGATGATGCGGTAGACATGGGTTTTTGGCACCCCCTTGAGGTGGCGTATCAGGAAGTTATCCAGGCGCTGGCCGGCGGAATCGGCGTCGACGGCGATGAAGCGTGCCGCGGGAGATGTGGTGCCTTGGGCTCGGTCCACTGCCGGTTTGCCCTCTATAATGTGTTTCACCTGCGCGATACTAGTGTAAGTGGTTGATTTGCATGGAGTTTAGTCCACCAGCCATTTCCCGCTGCGCAGGCAGGTCGATGCCAGCCGGTGTCGCACACGCAAATTGCAGGCCGGATGCCTGTATTGCCTGCGCCACACCGGGCAATCTGACGAATTGAAACACTGATACGGAATCTCAAGTTGGCAGCCTCAAGCGGACCCGGCGTTCGCCCCTGCCAGCGGATCAAAGCGAGCATGTGGATTCTTTATGCATGGATGGTCTTGTTGGGACGGGGGTCTTCACCTCCGCACCGGCCCGTCCGCGCTCGGGTCCCGGCTTCTCCCGCGCTGGCGCTTTTCCCTCCCGGGATCCAGCGGCACGCGCATTCACTCGCTCCCATCCAAGCGCCCTTGCCCCCCTTGCTGACATAACCAATGACGCTCAGCATCCGCGGCATTCCCGGCCATTCCTTTTCGTTTCAAGACGTCAGTCCGGCATCATCGGCTCCGATAGAGCCCGTCTTTGATTGACAGTCACAGGCGAGCCGGTCAAGCAGCAAATGGCTGCCGACCGGCCCGCCTCCATAACGAACAAAGGAAACGCATCATGAAACGGATGCTCATCAACGCTACGCAGGCCGAAGAACGCCGCCTGGCCATCGTCGACGGCCAGAAGCTGCTGGATTACGAGATCGAGATCGAAGGCCGCGAGCAACGCAAGGGCAACATCTACAAGGCAGTGGTCACCCGGGTCGAGCCTTCGCTGGAAGCCTGCTTCGTCGACTACGGCGAAGACCGCCACGGCTTCCTGCCCTTCAAGGAAATCTCGCGCCAGTACTTCGCCGAGGGCGTGCCCCCCAGCCAGGCGCGCATCAACGACGTGATCCGCGAAGGCCAGGAAATGCTGGTCCAGGTCGAAAAGGAAGAGCGCGGCAACAAGGGCGCGGCCCTCACCACCTTCATCTCGCTGGCCGGCCGCTACGTCGTGCTGATGCCCAACAACCCGCGCGGCGGCGGCGTCTCGCGCCGCATCGAGGGCGAGGACCGGGCCGAGCTCAAGGAAGCGATGGACCAGCTCGAATACCCGAAGGGCATGAGCATCATCGCGCGCACCGCCGGCATCGGCCGCAGCGCCCCCGAACTGCAATGGGACCTGAACTACCTGCTCAAGCTCTGGAGCGCCATCGACGGCGCGGCCCGGGGTGGCAAGGGCGCCTTCCTGATCTACCAGGAATCGAGCCTGGTGATCCGTGCGATCCGCGACTACTTCAACAACGAGATCGGTGACATCCTCATCGACACCGACGACATCTACGAACAGGCGCAGCAGTTCATGGCGCACGTCATGCCCGAGCACGCCGCCCGGGTCAAGCGCTACCGCGACGACGCCCCGCTGTTCAGCCGCTTCCAGATCGAGCACCAGATCGAATCCGCCTATTCGCGCACCGTGACCCTGCCCTCGGGCGGCGCCGTGGTGATCGACCACACCGAGGCGCTGGTCTCGGTGGACGTGAACTCGGCGCGCGCCATCAAGGGCGGCGACATCGAGGAAACCGCCACGCGCACCAACCTCGAAGCCGCCGACGAAGTCGCGCGCCAGATGCGCCTGCGCGACCTGGGCGGGCTGATCGTCATCGACTTCATCGACATGGAAGAGTCGAAGAACCGCCGCGAGGTCGAGAACCGCCTGCGCGACGCGCTGCGCCAGGACCGCGCGCGCGTGCAGTTCGGCAGCATCAGCAAGTTCGGCCTGATGGAGATGAGCCGCCAGCGCCTCAAGCCCGCGCTGTCCGAAGGCGCGCACATCAACTGCCCGCGCTGCGGTGGCTCGGGCCACATCCGCGACACCGAGAGCTCGGCGCTGCAGATCCTGCGCATCATCCAGGAAGAGTCCATGAAGGACAACACCGCCGCCGTGCACTGCCAGGTGCCGGTGGAAGTGGCCTCGTTCCTGCTCAACGAGAAGCGCAACGAGATCGCCAAGATCGAACTCAAGCAGCGCGTGTCGGTGCTGATGGTGCCCAACAAGACGCTGGAGACGCCGCACTACAAGCTCGAGCGCCTCAAGCACGACGATCCGCGCCTGGAAAACCTCGATGCCAGCTACAAGCTGGCGGACGAGGTCGAGGCCAACACCGCCGTGACGCGCCGCTCGCAGGAGCCCACCAACAAGCAGACGCCGGTGATCAAGGGCGTGCTGCGCGATACGCCCGCTCCCGTGGCGGAACCACGTGCCGAAGCCGCGCCGGCCGCCACTGCGCGCACCGCTGCGCCGGGCGCCGGCACCGCTGCCCGTCCTGCACGCCCGGCCAATGCCGCGCCGCGCGCCCCGGTGCAGCGCGAGCAGGGCTTCTTTGCCTGGCTCAAGAACCTGTTCGGCTTCGGCACCCCGCCCGTGGCAGATACGCCGGTGGCGGCCACGCCCGAAGCGTCTGCCGCACGCGAAGCCCGTGAGGCCCGCCGCGAAGGCCGTCCGGGCGAAGGCCGCAACGGCGAGAGCCGCGGCCGCCGCGGCGAGCGCAACGGCCCGCGTGAAGGCGGCCGCGAAGCCAGCGAAGGCCGTGGCCGCCGCGGCGAACGCGCCGAAGGCCGCAATGGCCGTCCCGAAGGCGAGCGCAGCGGACGTCCGGAAGGCGAACGCAACGGCCGCAACCGCGGTGAACGTGGCGAGCGCGGCGAGCGCAACGAGCGCCGCGAGCAGGAAGCACGCCAGCCGCTGGAAGCCGCGGCGCATCTGGCACAGGTCGGCGCTGCCGAGAATGAAGTCTCCCTCGAGGCCGAAGGCCGCAGCGAGCGCGGCCCGCGCCGCGAACGCGGCGAGCGCGCCGAAGGCAACGGCCGCCGCGAACGTGGCGAGCGCGGTGAACGCGGCGAGCGCCGTGAACGCGCGCCCCGTTCCGTGGAAGCCCCCATTGCCGAAGGCCAGCCGCAGGACCGCCTGCCGCAGGATCGCCTGCCGCAGGACCGCCTGCCGCAAGACCTGAACGCGGCGGCGCAGGAGCCGCTGGCACAGGCCGAGGGCGAGGGCCAGCAGGCCCCCGCAGCCGGTGAAGGCGAACCCCGCCAGCGCCGTTCGCGCGACCGCTACGGCCGCGACCGCCGCGAGCGTGGCGAGCGCCCCGCGCGTGACGCTTCCGCGCAGCCGGCATTCGAAGCCAGCCAGCCGCCGGAACTGGACGCTCCCGTGTCCCTGCCCGAGCAGGCCGAAGTCGAGCCCGCACGCCGCAGCTACTTCAGCGCGCCCGCTGCAGGACCCGTGGCCGCAGCTCCGGCAGCACAGGCTCCCGTGGAGGCAGCAGCGCCAGTGGCTCCGGCTGCCGTGACGGAAGCTTCCGTGGTCGAGGATCGCGCGGTGCCGGCTTTCGTGGCGCAGGCCCCTGCCCCCGCTGCTGCGGTGCAAGAGCCTGTGGCCCCGGTGCTGGCGCCTGTGGCTGTTGCTCCTGTGGCGGCTCCTGCTCCCGCGGCGGCACCGGCTACCGCAGCGCCGGCTGCCGCAGCACCGGCTGCCGCAGCGCCGGCTGCCGCACCCACCGCATCCGGCCTGCCGCAGATCGCCAGCTTCACCCTGCCGCTCGATGCGCTGCAGGGCATTGCCCGCGAATCCGGCCTGGAATGGGTCAACTCGGATGCCGAGAAGATCGCTGCCGTGCAGGCCGCGATTGCAGCCGAGCCCAAGCCGGTGCACGTGCCGCGCGAGCGCCCTGCGCCCGTGGTGATCGACGAAGGTCCGCTGGTGCTGGTGGAGACCCGCCGTGACCTGCGCGAGATGACGCTGCCCTTCGAGCGGCAGTCCACCAACGCTTGAATGCGCTGACACCGGGGGCCTTCAGGGGCCCCTGGTTGTTTCTGGGCCTGTCTTTTCCTGTTCCGTTCTAGACCATGCTGCTTCTGCTGTCCCCCGCCAAATCCCTGGATTACGAATCGCCGCTGCCTGCCGGCCTGAAGCACACCCTGCCGCCTTTCGTGGCGCAATCGGCCGAGCTGATCGAGGTGCTGCGCCAGCAGACCCCGCAGTCGCTGGCCGCGCTGATGGGCCTGAGCGACAAGCTGGCCGCGCTGAATGTCGCGCGCTATGAAGCCTGGAGCCCCCGGTTCTCCGCGGAGAACGCGCGCCAGGCACTGTTTGCCTTCGACGGCGATGTCTACGAGGGCCTGGATGCCGGCACGCTGTCGGCAGACGACATTGCCTGGGCGCAGGAGCATCTGGCCATGCTCAGCGGCCTCTACGGCGTGCTGCGCCCGCTGGACCTGATGCAGCCCTACCGGCTGGAGATGGGCACGCGCCTGGAGAATGCCGCAGGCAGCAACCTCTATGCGTTCTGGGGCGCGCGCATTGCCGAGCATCTGAACCAGCGCCTGGAGGGCGAGGCCGAGCCGGTCGTGGTGAATCTGGCCTCGCAGGAGTATTTCAAGTCGGTGCAGCTGAAGCAGCTGCGCGCGCGCGTGGTCGAGTGCGTGTTCGAGGACTTCAAGGCCGGCAAGTACAAGATCATCAGCTTCCACGCCAAGCGCGCGCGCGGACTGATGGCGCGCCACGCCGTGCAGCAGCGCCTGACACGTCCCACCCAGTTGCAAGGGTTTGCCGCCGAGGGCTATGCTTTTGCCGAAGCCGCCTCGACGCCCGAACGCCTGGTCTTTCGCCGCAAGGCCGAATGACCGGCCCGGCCACTCCACCCGCCACAGCTCCTGCCTCCATGCCCTCCCGCTCCACCACGCAAGACCAAGCCGCCTCCCCGCAACTGCATGACTGGATCACCCAGCAGCGGCTGCTGGGCGTGCAGGACGGCCCGCTGCTCGCGGCCATGGTGGCCGCCGGCTGGAACGAAAGCGTGGCGCGCGAAGCCCTGGGCTCCGTAGCGGAAACCGCGATGGACGCCGTGACGGACGCCCCCGGCGAGGCCACGCGCGTGCAGGGTCTGCCCGAGCCGGAGCTCGCTGGCGAACCCGGCGCCATCGATGCCGGCGACCGTGAGGTGCGCGTGCTGATGAGCATGGACGCGCCGCGCGTGGTGCTGTTTGGCGAGATCCTTTCGGCGGATGAATGCGCGCAGCTGATCGATGCCGCGCGCCCGCGCCTGGCGCGCTCCCTGACGGTGGAAACCGCCTCGGGCGGCGAGGAGATCAACGCCGACCGCACCAGCGACGGCATGTTCTTCCAGCGCGGCGAACTGCCGCTGGTGCAGCGGCTCGAGGAGCGCATCGCGCGGCTGCTGAACTGGCCGCTGGAAAACGGCGAGGGCCTGCAGGTGCTGCGCTATGGCCCGGGCGCCGAGTACAAGCCGCACCACGATTATTTCGATCCCCACGAACCCGGCACCGCCAGCATCGTGCGCCGCGGCGGCCAGCGCGTGGGCACGCTGATCATCTATCTCAACGAGCCGGCGCAGGGCGGCGCCACCATCTTTCCCGAAGCCGGGCTGCAGGTGGTGCCGCAGCGCGGCCACGCGGTGTTCTTCAGCTACGCGCGCCCCGACCCGGCCACGCGCACCCTGCATGGCGGCATGCCCGTGATCCAGGGCGAGAAATGGATCGCCACCAAGTGGCTGCGCCAGGGCCGCTTCGACTGAAACCTCCTTTTCCCTCGCGGCCCCGCGCCGCGCCTCTCACGAGATTCCCGCATGAACACGCCTGAACATTCGCAGCTGGGCAAGACTTCCGCCTATACAGACCAGTACGACCCCAGCCTGCTGTTTCCGCTGCCGCGCGCCACCAAACGCGCCGAGCTCGGACTCACGGGCCAGACGCCCTTCTTCGGCGCCGATCTGTGGACCGCCTTCGAGCTGTCCTGGCTGAACCCGCGCGGCAAGCCGCAGGTGGCGCTCGCGCATGTGACGATTCCCTGCGAGACGCCGAACATCATCGAGAGCAAGTCCTTCAAGCTCTATCTCAACAGCTTCAACAACACGCGCCTTGCCGATGCCGGCGAAGTGCAGGCGCGGCTGCGCGCCGATCTGGGCGAGGCCGCCTGGCGCGGCAGCGAGCAGCGCGGCAGCGTCGGCGTGCAGCTGCTGCTGCCCGAGATGTTCGACCGCCAGCAGGTGCAGGAATTCGACGGCATCAGCCTCGACCGGCTGGACGTGGAATGCACGCACTGGCAGCCCGCGCCCGAGCTGCTGCGCGCCGACCACAGCGAGCCGGCCGTGACCGAGACGCTGACCAGCAACCTGCTCAAGAGCAATTGCCTGGTCACGGGCCAGCCCGACTGGGGCAGCGTGCAGATCCGCTACACCGGCGCGAAGATCGACGAGGAGCGCCTGCTGCAATACCTGGTGAGCTTTCGCAACCACAACGAATTCCACGAGCAGTGCGTGGAGCGCATCTTCATGGACATCTGGCAGCGCTGCGCGCCGCAGCGGCTGTCGGTGTATGCGCGCTATACGCGCCGCGGCGGGCTGGACATCAATCCGCTGCGCACCAGCCATCCGCAGGCGCTGCCGGCCAATATCCGCAACGCGCGGCAGTAGGGCCGGCGCCGGGGCACGGGTGCGGCGCCCCGCCTCAACCGAGCTTGAACACCGCCACCGAGCGCTGCAGCATCTGCGCGCGCTGGCCCAGCGAGACCGCCGACGCGGCCGACTCCTCGACCAGCGCCACGTTCTGCTGGGTCACCGCATCGAGCCGGGCCACGGCTTCGTTGACCTGCTCGATGCCCAGCGACTGCTCGCGCGTGGCGATGCTGATCTGGTGCACCAGGCCGCCCACGCGGTCCACGGCTGCCACCATGCCCTGGATGGTCTCGCCGGCCTGGGCCATGCGCGCGTTGCCGTCGCGGATACCGTCCACGGTGCTGTTGATCAGCACGCCGATTTCCTTGGCCGAGGCTGCGCTGCGCTGCGCCAGCGCGCGCACTTCGCCGGCCACGACCGCAAAGCCGCGCCCCTGTTCGCCGGCGCGCGCGGCTTCGACAGCGGCGTTCAGGGCCAGCAGATTGGTCTGGAAGGCAATGCTCTCGATGACGCCGATGATCTCTCGCATGCGCGTGGAGGAACTGCGGATGCGCTCCATCGACTCTCCGACCTCCTGGATGGCCGCGCCGCCATGGCTCGCGGCCTGGGTGCTGTGCTCGCTGGCGCCGGCCATGCGCTGGGCGGTATCGGCGGTCTGGCTGACGGTGCCCGAGAGCTGCTCCATCGAGGCTGCGGTCTGCTGCAGGTTGCCAGCCTGGATCTCGGTGCGCGCCGCCAGATCGATGCTGCCCTGGGCGATTTCCTGCGAGGTCCGCACAAAGCTGCGGGCATCGTGCAGCAGATCGCCGAGCACGGCGCGCAGATTGATCTGGATCTGCTGCATGCGGCGCAGCAGCGTCCCCGTCTCGCCGGGCGCACTGGCGTAGCGCGGGTCGGACGCGGTCATCAGATTGCAGCCCGCCAGGTCCGACGCCACGCGCTGCGCGGCGTCGAGGCCGGCGGCGCAGCGCGCGTGAAAGCGCCACAGCACCCAGCCCATGCCCAGCGCCAGCACGCCCACGCGCGTGCCCCAGGCTTGCGGGCCGGTCCACCCCAGCAGATCGGGCAGCAGCGCCAGCAACGCCACCAGCGCCAGCATGAGTGCCATGCGCGCCGTCAGCCCCAGGTCCTGCCAGCGGCTGTACAGACCGCGCCAGCCCAGATGGCGCAGTTCGCCGCCGCGCAGGCGCAGGGTCGGCCGGCCCGCAGCTTCCTCGGCGCGCAAGCGCGCATACAGGGCCTCGGCCTCTCGCACCGCAGCCGCATCGGGCTTGCTGCGCACCGACATGTAGCCGCGCGGCTTGCCGTTTTCCATGATCGGCGTGACATTGGCGCTGACCCAGTAATGATCGCCATTCTTGCGCCGGTTCTTGACCAGGCCGGTCCAGGGATAGCCATGGGCAATGGTGCGCCACATATCCTTGAAAGCCGCCTCGGGCATGTCGGGGTGGCGCACCAGGTTGTGCGGCTGCCCCATCAGTTCCTCGTAGGAGTAGCCGCTGACGCGCGCAAAGGCGGCATTGCAATGCGTGATCTCGCCCTTGGTGTTGGTGGTCGAGACCAGCAGTTCCTCCGCAGAAAAATCATGGTTGTTCTGGGTGACGGGCAAGTTGAGACGCATGCATTGGGTTCCTGGCTGGCAATTTCTGGGGCACGGTCATGCCGTGCAGGCCCACACACGGGCCAACCGGCGATCATCGCATGGCGCACCGGGCTTTGAAGGCTAGAAAAGCGGTGCCGTGAACGGGTCGGCACCGGCGCGTGCGCGCCGCGCCAGTGGCGCTGGCGAAGCCGCCTCCTCCCCCGCCTTCACCAGCGCCCCCACGCGCACGCCCAGCAGCCGCAGGCGCTGCGTCAACGGCACGCGCTTGAGGCACTGGCCGGCGGCGCGGCGGATGGAGGCGGCATCGGCGATGGGCAGCTCCAGCGTCATGTCGCGCGTGGCGATCCTGAAGTCGGCATAGCGCAGCTTGATGCCGATGGTGCGGCCCGAGTAGCCCTTGCGCTGCAGGTCGGCTGCCACCTGCTCGCACAGCGCCGTGAAGATGCGCGCGAGTTCCTCGCGGTCGCCCTGCGCATGCAGGTCGCGCTCGAAGGTGGTCTCGCGGCTCATGCTCACCGGCTCGCTCTCGGTGACGACGGGCCGGTCGTCGCGGCCCCAGGCGGCATCGTGCAGCCAGGCGCCATAGGCCTTGCCGAACTGCTGCACCAGCCAGCTGCGCGGGCGCGCCGCGAGATCGGCGATGGTCACGATGCCCAGCGCCCGCAGCTTCTCCTCGGACTTGGGGCCGATGCCGTTGATCTTGCGGCAGGCCAGCGGCCAGACCAGCTTCTCCAGGTCCTCGGCCTGCACGATGGAGATGCCATTGGGCTTGTTGAACTCGCTGGCCATCTTCGCCAGCAGCTTGTTGGGCGCCACGCCGATCGAGCAGGTGAGGCCCGTGGCCTCGGCGATCGCGCGCTGCATCAGCGTGGCCAGCGCGCGCCCGCCCTGGCGCTGGCCACCGGGCACATCGGTGAAATCGATGTAGACCTCGTCGACGCCGCGGTCCTCCATCAGCGGCGCCATCGACAGCACCACCTCCTTGAACAGCCGCGAAAAGCGCCGGTACTCGGCAAAATCGACGGGCAGCAAAATCGCCTGCGGACACAGCCGCGCGGCCTTCATCAGCCCCATGGCCGAGCCGATGCCGAACTGGCGCGCCGGGTAGGTGGCGGTGGTGATGACGCCGCGGCCGGTATAGTCCTTGAGCAGCGGGAATTCCTCGACGGGAATGGCCGACAGCGGCTGGCCGGCATGGCGCTGCAGCAGCGCGTCGTCGGGCCGGCGCCGGCTGCCGCCGATGACCAGCGGCAGGCCCTTGAGCTGCGGATAGCGCAGCAGCTCGACGGAGGCATAGAACGCGTCCATGTCGAGGTGGGCAATGCGGCGCGGCAGGGGCGTTTCGGCGCTTTCGGTCACCACCGGATTGTGCTTGCAGACGGACACGCGCGCCCGCGCGTGGTCAATACTCCAGCGTGACCAGGACCAATCCCAAGAGCATCAGCAGCATGCCGATCCTCTCCGGCCAGCTCAGCGGCTCGCGCAACACGCGGCGCGAGACCAGGTAGCTGAACACCACCTCGACCATGCCCAGCGTGCGCACGTGGGCCGCGCCCTGCAGCGCATAGGCGGTGAACCAGGCCATCGATGCCGCCGCGCCCATGCTGCCCGCCACCAGCGACACGCGCCAGGCGCGGAACACCGGCGCGATGCCGCCCGGATGCCGCCAGGCGATCCAGCCGCCCAGCACCAGCGACTGCAGCGTCTGCGCCAGCACCACGCCCCAGGCGCCGTTGATCCACGGCACCGGCTCGCCCAGCGCCAGCGCGCCGCCGCGAAAGCCGATCGCGGCAATCGCAAAGAAGGCGCCGCAGGCCAGGCCGTAGAGCGCCGAGCGGCTGAACCAGGCCGACAGCGACCAGCGCCTGTCGCGCGGCGGCAGCGACAGGATCAGCACCCCCAGCGTGGCGATCACCATGGCCGCCACGGCCAGCGCCGTCGGCAACTCGTGCAGGAACACGGTGCCAAACAGCGCCACCTGCAGCACCTCGGTCTTCGACAGCGTCACGGCGACGGCGAAGTTGCGCGCCTTCATGGCCAGCAGCAGCATGGCCGTGCCGCCCACCTGGAACAGCGCACCCAGTGCGATCCAGCCCAGGTAGGCAGGGCTGAAGTCGGGCAGCGTGCGCGGCGTGATCAGATACAGGAACCCGAGCCACAGGAGCGCAAAAGGCAGGCCGTAGAGAAAGCGCACCAGCGTCGCCGGCAGCGTGCCGATGGCCTGTGTCAGGGAGCGCTGCGCGGCGTTGCGCGCGGTCTGGGCCAGCGCCGCGAACAGCACCATCGGCACCCAGAGCCAGGACGAATCAAGGAGAAAGGAGGACATGCGAAAGGCCAGAAGACGGAGGAGGCTCCCCCTGCCCCGAGCATAGCGCCGGGCGCCCGTGCGCGGCTGCGCTTTTGGCGAGGCGCGCCGCAGC is a genomic window containing:
- a CDS encoding S49 family peptidase, whose protein sequence is MTTPLPPGTPGSEPLPPAAPDLWAEERPDSAAPAPAAAAARAQVPGWEREVLENLVMATIREQRAARRWRLFGRMSWLLVLLLLGWMMFGRDVATTTVSGPHTAVVDVKGEIAAGAEASAEFVVAAMRSAFEDSGSRAVVLLINSPGGSPVQAGIINDEILRLKAKHDKPVYAVVEETCASAAYYIAAAADAIYVDKASIVGSIGVLMDGFGFTGTMEKLGVERRLMTAGENKGFLDPFSPQSEAQRQHAQNMLDQIHQQFINVVKNGRGERLKIDADTFSGLFWTGQQAVEMGLADKLGNLDYVAREVVKVEEVIDYTRRDNVAERLAKRFGAAIGGGAVQTLRSALPVLR
- a CDS encoding HAD family hydrolase → MSLSSRRFDLIAFDWDGTLYDSTAAITKSIQEAVRDVGGQVPTHEAASYVIGMALMPALAHAAPDVPPEKYPELGNRYRYHYLQHQNDLSLFEGVVPMLEALRERGHLLTVATGKSRRGLDEVLARVPLRGLIDGSRTADETAGKPHPLMLQELMAEFGVEPGRVLMIGDTTHDLLMARNAGCASVGVAYGAHPSLNFAELLPLHVADTVADLHQWLQANG
- a CDS encoding RluA family pseudouridine synthase encodes the protein MKHIIEGKPAVDRAQGTTSPAARFIAVDADSAGQRLDNFLIRHLKGVPKTHVYRIIRSGEVRINKGRASADTRVTEGDSVRLPPVRVSDKAAEKAAHPAPAREFPQLLEDEHLLAIDKPAGVAVHGGSGVSFGVIEQLRQARPEARFLELVHRLDRETSGILLVAKKRSALTALQDQFRERETGKTYLALVQGSWPANRKVIDTPLHKYLLPDGERRVRVTTADDPDGMRSVTLVRVRTQIAARPLQGLPAMSLLEVTIKTGRTHQIRVHLSSQGHGIVGDDKYGDFDLNRRVQKHGLKRMFLHAWRLQFNHPASGERVELRAELPAELAGFVA
- a CDS encoding Rne/Rng family ribonuclease, whose product is MKRMLINATQAEERRLAIVDGQKLLDYEIEIEGREQRKGNIYKAVVTRVEPSLEACFVDYGEDRHGFLPFKEISRQYFAEGVPPSQARINDVIREGQEMLVQVEKEERGNKGAALTTFISLAGRYVVLMPNNPRGGGVSRRIEGEDRAELKEAMDQLEYPKGMSIIARTAGIGRSAPELQWDLNYLLKLWSAIDGAARGGKGAFLIYQESSLVIRAIRDYFNNEIGDILIDTDDIYEQAQQFMAHVMPEHAARVKRYRDDAPLFSRFQIEHQIESAYSRTVTLPSGGAVVIDHTEALVSVDVNSARAIKGGDIEETATRTNLEAADEVARQMRLRDLGGLIVIDFIDMEESKNRREVENRLRDALRQDRARVQFGSISKFGLMEMSRQRLKPALSEGAHINCPRCGGSGHIRDTESSALQILRIIQEESMKDNTAAVHCQVPVEVASFLLNEKRNEIAKIELKQRVSVLMVPNKTLETPHYKLERLKHDDPRLENLDASYKLADEVEANTAVTRRSQEPTNKQTPVIKGVLRDTPAPVAEPRAEAAPAATARTAAPGAGTAARPARPANAAPRAPVQREQGFFAWLKNLFGFGTPPVADTPVAATPEASAAREAREARREGRPGEGRNGESRGRRGERNGPREGGREASEGRGRRGERAEGRNGRPEGERSGRPEGERNGRNRGERGERGERNERREQEARQPLEAAAHLAQVGAAENEVSLEAEGRSERGPRRERGERAEGNGRRERGERGERGERRERAPRSVEAPIAEGQPQDRLPQDRLPQDRLPQDLNAAAQEPLAQAEGEGQQAPAAGEGEPRQRRSRDRYGRDRRERGERPARDASAQPAFEASQPPELDAPVSLPEQAEVEPARRSYFSAPAAGPVAAAPAAQAPVEAAAPVAPAAVTEASVVEDRAVPAFVAQAPAPAAAVQEPVAPVLAPVAVAPVAAPAPAAAPATAAPAAAAPAAAAPAAAPTASGLPQIASFTLPLDALQGIARESGLEWVNSDAEKIAAVQAAIAAEPKPVHVPRERPAPVVIDEGPLVLVETRRDLREMTLPFERQSTNA
- the yaaA gene encoding peroxide stress protein YaaA, producing MLLLLSPAKSLDYESPLPAGLKHTLPPFVAQSAELIEVLRQQTPQSLAALMGLSDKLAALNVARYEAWSPRFSAENARQALFAFDGDVYEGLDAGTLSADDIAWAQEHLAMLSGLYGVLRPLDLMQPYRLEMGTRLENAAGSNLYAFWGARIAEHLNQRLEGEAEPVVVNLASQEYFKSVQLKQLRARVVECVFEDFKAGKYKIISFHAKRARGLMARHAVQQRLTRPTQLQGFAAEGYAFAEAASTPERLVFRRKAE